A single Polyodon spathula isolate WHYD16114869_AA chromosome 6, ASM1765450v1, whole genome shotgun sequence DNA region contains:
- the LOC121316558 gene encoding opsin-5-like — translation MSILSEQGETIIGAYLLILGWLSWFGNSLVIFVLYKQRANLQPTDYLTFNLAISDASISVFGYSRGIIEIFNVFRDDGFLITSIWTCQVDGFLTLLFGLTSINTLTVISVTRYIKGCHPNRAHCISNMNITVSLGFIWLASTFWSGAPLLGWGSYTDHGYGTCEIDWAKATFSTIYKSYIVSIFICCFFLPVFMMLFSYVSIINTVKTSHALAAAGAGDLTDRQRRMEKDVTRVSIVICTAFIIAWSPYAVISLWSAWGYHVPNMASIFTRLFAKSASFYNPIIYFNMSSKFRKDISILLPCNKENNDTVKLKRFKKLKQKAELPPRHKREWNYIQEKKLMQTPDLGMGSPSNTPPPENREVFFVPMPSAPETPEFECDRL, via the exons ATGAGTATTCTCTCCGAGCAAGGAGAGACCATCATAGGAGCATATCTCTTAATACTAG GCTGGTTGTCATGGTTTGGGAACAGCTTAGTCATTTTTGTGCTTTATAAACAAAGAGCCAATCTACAGCCTACCGACTACCTCACCTTTAACCTGGCCATATCAGATGCCAGCATCTCTGTGTTTGGATACTCCAGAGGGATCATTGAAATCTTCAATGTCTTCCGGGATGACGGATTCCTTATAACCTCCATCTGGACCTGCCAG GTAGATGGTTTTCTAACCCTGCTGTTTGGCCTGACTAGCATCAACACTCTGACTGTCATCAGTGTCACCAGATACATCAAGGGATGCCATCCCAACCGAG CTCATTGTATCAGTAATATGAACATTACTGTTTCACTGGGATTTATCTGGTTAGCGTCTACCTTCTGGTCAGGGGCACCTCTTTTGGGCTGGGGAAGCTACACAG ATCATGGGTATGGAACCTGTGAGATCGACTGGGCCAAAGCCACCTTCTCAACAATCTACAAGTCCTACATTGTGTCAATCTTCATCTGCTGCTTCTTCCTGCCAGTCTTCATGATGTTATTCTCCTACGTGTCCATTATCAACACTGTCAAGACCAGCCATGCCTTAGCAGCAGCAGGAGCGGGAGACCTCACTGACAGGCAAAGGAGAATGGAAAAGGACGTCACCCGG GTGTCCATTGTCATCTGCACAGCCTTTATCATAGCCTGGTCACCCTATGCTGTGATCTCCCTGTGGTCTGCCTGGGGTTACCATGTCCCCAACATGGCCAGCATCTTTACCAGGCTCTTCGCCAAGTCAGCCAGCTTTTACAACCCCATCATCTACTTCAACATGAGCTCCAAGTTCCGTAAGGACATCAGCATCCTGCTGCCCTGTAACAAGGAGAACAATGACACTGTCAAGCTCAAACGTTTCAAGAAACTCAAGCAAAAAGCTGAACTTCCTCCCAGACACAAAAGAGAATGGAATTACATTCAGGAGAAGAAGCTGATGCAAACCCCAGACTTGGGCATGGGGAGCCCATCCAACACTCCTCCTCCAGAGAACAGGGAAGTCTTCTTCGTCCCAATGCCTTCAGCACCTGAGACTCCTGAATTTGAATGTGACAGACTCTGA